A genomic region of Caulobacter vibrioides contains the following coding sequences:
- the rpsO gene encoding 30S ribosomal protein S15, which translates to MSITIERKAALIAEHARTTGDTGSAEVQVAILSERISNLTEHFKTHKKDNHSRRGLLKLVSQRRRLLDHLKKSDAGRYQSLIEKLGLRR; encoded by the coding sequence ATGTCGATCACTATCGAGCGCAAGGCCGCTCTCATCGCCGAACACGCCCGCACCACTGGCGACACCGGCAGCGCTGAAGTCCAGGTCGCGATCCTCTCGGAACGCATTTCGAACCTGACCGAGCACTTCAAGACGCACAAGAAGGACAACCACAGCCGTCGTGGTCTGCTGAAGCTGGTTTCCCAGCGTCGCCGGCTCCTCGACCACCTGAAGAAGTCCGACGCCGGTCGCTATCAGTCCCTGATCGAAAAGCTGGGTCTGCGTCGCTAA
- the rbfA gene encoding 30S ribosome-binding factor RbfA, producing MKRQSDTKKGVLTGPSQRQLRAGELIRHALVEILREEELQDEALQNISVTVSEVRMSPDLKHAICFVEPLGAGLTGQDAAKNTGEIIKGLNRVSKFLRGRLGRSIDMKFTPDLKFIHDESFGTAAYMDKLFLDPRVQQDTRRLSDVVDDEDEA from the coding sequence ATGAAGCGCCAATCTGACACCAAGAAGGGCGTCCTGACCGGCCCCTCGCAACGCCAGCTTCGCGCCGGCGAACTGATCCGCCACGCCCTGGTCGAGATCCTCCGCGAGGAAGAGCTGCAGGACGAGGCTTTGCAGAACATCTCGGTCACCGTCTCCGAGGTGCGGATGAGCCCGGACCTCAAGCACGCCATCTGCTTCGTCGAGCCGCTGGGCGCGGGCCTGACCGGCCAGGACGCCGCCAAGAACACCGGCGAGATCATCAAGGGCCTGAACCGGGTGTCGAAGTTCCTGCGCGGGCGCCTGGGCCGCAGCATCGACATGAAGTTCACCCCGGACCTGAAGTTCATCCACGACGAGAGCTTCGGCACGGCCGCCTATATGGACAAGCTGTTCCTGGATCCGCGCGTCCAGCAGGACACCCGCCGCTTGTCCGACGTGGTCGACGACGAAGACGAGGCCTAA
- a CDS encoding dienelactone hydrolase family protein: MADDTVLAGFERFDFDDGRWSREVHKIGAGPAVIVIHEVPGLHPGVLAFARDLAHAGLTAYCPSLFGKPGKQIGRGYAIGEILKNICVRREFTVWKDGRSSPIVDWLRALARKAHQDCGGKGVGAVGMCFTGGFALAMMTEPSVVAPVLSQPSLPLKDKGGLDCSASEIACAKKRFQDENLSLIALRFTSDKLVPDARIARLKAEFGDKVEVVELADADAAPGQPMAPHSVLTLHLHRSVPTSGSMQARDKVIAFFKERTGV, translated from the coding sequence ATGGCTGACGACACCGTGCTGGCGGGCTTTGAGCGTTTCGACTTCGACGACGGCCGTTGGTCGCGTGAGGTCCACAAGATCGGCGCTGGTCCGGCCGTCATCGTGATCCACGAGGTCCCGGGCCTGCATCCGGGGGTTCTGGCCTTCGCCCGCGACCTGGCGCACGCGGGCCTGACCGCCTATTGCCCCAGCCTGTTCGGCAAGCCCGGCAAACAGATCGGTCGCGGCTATGCGATCGGCGAGATCCTGAAGAACATCTGCGTGCGTCGTGAGTTCACCGTCTGGAAGGACGGCCGCTCCAGCCCGATCGTCGACTGGCTGCGCGCCCTGGCCCGCAAGGCCCACCAAGACTGCGGCGGCAAGGGCGTGGGCGCGGTGGGCATGTGCTTCACCGGCGGCTTTGCTCTGGCGATGATGACCGAGCCCTCGGTCGTGGCGCCGGTGCTCTCGCAGCCCTCGCTGCCGTTGAAGGACAAGGGCGGCCTGGACTGCTCGGCGTCCGAGATCGCCTGCGCCAAGAAGCGGTTCCAGGACGAGAACCTGTCGCTGATCGCCCTGCGCTTCACCTCCGACAAGCTGGTGCCCGACGCCCGCATCGCCCGCCTGAAGGCCGAGTTCGGCGACAAGGTCGAGGTGGTGGAACTGGCCGATGCGGACGCCGCGCCGGGCCAGCCGATGGCCCCGCACTCGGTGCTGACCCTGCACCTGCATCGCTCGGTCCCGACCAGCGGCAGCATGCAGGCCCGGGACAAGGTGATCGCATTCTTCAAAGAAAGAACCGGCGTGTAG
- the truB gene encoding tRNA pseudouridine(55) synthase TruB gives MARRKKGEAVSGWLCLDKPYDLTSTTAVSRVRRAFNAQKGGHAGTLDPLATGILPIALGEATKTVPFLMDADKAYRFTIAWGRDTTTLDREGETTATSDVRPTREQVEASLPAFIGEVDQIPPNFSAIKVDGERAYDLARDGVEFELPTRKVSIFDLKVVDQPDVDHVTLEMECGKGTYVRAVVRDLAKALGTCGHVADLRRTRVGGFSEGSAIALETLENLSYEARLSEALLPVETALDDIPALAVTDEDAFRLAQGRAIVLLPRQVETLKAELPPGDRTVSAMSGDRLVALCEMRAGKLNPVRVFQLT, from the coding sequence ATGGCCCGCCGCAAGAAGGGCGAGGCCGTCTCGGGCTGGCTGTGCCTGGACAAGCCCTACGACCTGACCTCCACCACGGCCGTCTCCCGCGTGCGTCGCGCGTTCAACGCCCAGAAGGGCGGTCACGCGGGCACGCTGGACCCGCTGGCGACCGGGATCCTGCCGATCGCGCTGGGCGAGGCGACCAAGACCGTCCCGTTCCTGATGGACGCCGACAAGGCCTATCGTTTCACCATCGCCTGGGGCCGTGACACAACGACGCTGGACCGCGAGGGCGAGACCACCGCGACCTCCGACGTGCGCCCCACCCGCGAGCAGGTCGAGGCCTCGCTGCCCGCCTTCATCGGCGAGGTGGATCAGATCCCGCCCAACTTCTCGGCCATCAAGGTCGACGGCGAACGGGCCTACGACCTGGCCCGCGACGGCGTCGAGTTCGAGCTGCCGACCCGCAAGGTCAGCATTTTCGACCTCAAGGTGGTCGATCAGCCGGACGTCGACCACGTGACGCTGGAGATGGAATGCGGCAAGGGCACCTATGTCCGCGCCGTGGTCCGGGACCTTGCCAAGGCGCTGGGAACCTGCGGTCACGTGGCCGATCTGCGTCGAACGCGGGTGGGCGGCTTCTCCGAGGGCTCGGCGATAGCGCTGGAAACTCTGGAGAATTTGAGCTATGAGGCCCGGCTGTCGGAGGCATTGCTTCCGGTCGAGACCGCGCTGGACGACATCCCGGCGTTGGCCGTGACCGACGAAGACGCCTTCCGGCTTGCACAGGGACGCGCCATCGTCCTGCTCCCGAGGCAGGTTGAAACGCTGAAAGCCGAGCTTCCGCCCGGCGATCGCACCGTTTCAGCCATGTCCGGCGACAGGTTGGTGGCCCTGTGCGAGATGCGCGCTGGGAAGCTCAATCCCGTGCGGGTCTTCCAACTCACCTGA